TGGCCGACTGGCGGTTCTCGCCGGCGTTCTCGCTGACCGAGATGCGGTCTTCGGCCACGATGGAGCGGTCGCCCGGCCGAACCAGACGCAGCAGCACGACGATATTCGCATCCGGCACGGCGCCCGGCGCGGCGTAGGTCGCCTCGAACCGGCGGACGTCCACGCTCAGCAACAAGCCGTCGCGCGTCAGCGGACCGGCGCTCAGAACCGTGCAGGTCGCCCCGTCCAGAAAGGCGTTGCGCAGGGCTTCTTCGAACAGGGTCTCGGCCGGAGACACCCAGCGTGCGCCCTGGATATAGGCCGCCTCGGCCCCTGTGACGGCCAGCACGCGGTCGCCACGCGCGGCCTCAGGGAAATCGACGCGGCGCATGGCGACATGAACGTCAGGACAGGCCGAGGTCGCTCCCGTCCCGGCGAAGGCCGAGGCGCCGCCAAAGCGGTACAACTGCACCGGATCAGGCGACGACAGCAGGGCGCACCCGGACAGCGCGCCAGCCAGGGCGACCGACGCCGCCGCAATCATCAGAGTGGAACGGATCACGGCTGCACCTCGATTTCCTTGGACGGCGCCTTGGCGATGAAGTCGCGCGGGCTTTCACGCACATTGTCGATCAGCGACTGAAGCGAACGCGTCGCCTGATCCAACTGGCGGATGGTGTCGTTCAGTTGCGGCACCGTCTGCGTGCCGAAGTCGCCCAGCGGCCCTTCCAGTCCGGTCGCCGAGCGGTTGATGGAGGCGATGGCGGCCTGCGCCTCCTGCGTCGCCTTGTTGATATTGGCGATCGCCTGCCTGCCGTCGGTGTCGATCATCTGACGCGCGCTGACGCCCAGGGCCTGATATTCGCCGACAGCGGCGTTGGCCTTGGTGATCGTCTCTTCAAGCTGCTGGAACATGCCTTTGCGGGCTTCGAGTTCGGCCGTCAGGGCCTCGACGTTCTTCACGCTGGTCGAGAAACTGCGGATGTTGTCGTCGGACATGACCCGGTTGATGCGGTTCAGGGCGTCCACCGTCTGAGCCAGCACCGTGCCCGAGCCGCTCAGCAGTTCGGCGATGGGGCTGGGCTGGCTCTGGATCACCGGCACGACATTGTCGGGGTATTGATCTTTCAGCAAGGCGCTCTCGGGCGTGCCGGCCGTGATCTGAATGTAGTTCAGGCCCGTGATGCCCTGCGGCTCCAACTGGGCGCGAGAGGTCACGCGCACCGGGGTCGTGCCGTTCAGGCGGACGCGGGCGATGACCTGATCGCCCTTCTTGGGGTCAAGGTTGAGGTTGGTCACCTCGCCGACGCGAATGCCGTTGAAGT
Above is a window of Brevundimonas naejangsanensis DNA encoding:
- a CDS encoding ABC-type transport auxiliary lipoprotein family protein, whose protein sequence is MIRSTLMIAAASVALAGALSGCALLSSPDPVQLYRFGGASAFAGTGATSACPDVHVAMRRVDFPEAARGDRVLAVTGAEAAYIQGARWVSPAETLFEEALRNAFLDGATCTVLSAGPLTRDGLLLSVDVRRFEATYAAPGAVPDANIVVLLRLVRPGDRSIVAEDRISVSENAGENRQSAIVAAFDRATAEASRQIVVWTDQQASQATQ
- a CDS encoding MlaD family protein, translated to MERDAHYAAVGIATVALLVALAVFTIWLARLQFNKDYDVYDIVFYGPVRGLSEGGEVHFNGIRVGEVTNLNLDPKKGDQVIARVRLNGTTPVRVTSRAQLEPQGITGLNYIQITAGTPESALLKDQYPDNVVPVIQSQPSPIAELLSGSGTVLAQTVDALNRINRVMSDDNIRSFSTSVKNVEALTAELEARKGMFQQLEETITKANAAVGEYQALGVSARQMIDTDGRQAIANINKATQEAQAAIASINRSATGLEGPLGDFGTQTVPQLNDTIRQLDQATRSLQSLIDNVRESPRDFIAKAPSKEIEVQP